The following proteins come from a genomic window of Paramisgurnus dabryanus chromosome 19, PD_genome_1.1, whole genome shotgun sequence:
- the ndufv1 gene encoding NADH dehydrogenase [ubiquinone] flavoprotein 1, mitochondrial, producing the protein MLSCLGCPALSRVLSTGASRAPVAMAAAGASRAPATTIPVCPPNPMALVRYNSTAQQDKPKKTKFGPLADQDRIFTNLYGRHDWRLKGALKRGDWYKTKEILDKGVDWILNEVKVSGLRGRGGAGFPTGMKWSFMNKPSDGRPKYLVVNADEGEPGTCKDREIMRNDPHKLIEGCLVAGRAMGARAAYIYIRGEFYNESSNLQVAINEAYAAGLIGKNACGSGYDFDVFVMRGAGAYICGEETALIESIEGKQGKPRLKPPFPADVGVFGCPTTVANVETVAVAPTICRRGGTWFLGFGRERNSGTKLFNISGHVNTPCTVEEEMSIPLKELIERHAGGVRGGWDNLLCVIPGGSSTPLIPRHVCDDVMMDFDALIQAQTGLGTAALIVMDKSTDVIRAIARLIEFYKHESCGQCTPCREGVDWMNKMMWRFVKGDAQSAEIDMIWEISKQIEGHTICALGDGAAWPVQGLIRHFRPLMEGRISDFKQKQQARA; encoded by the exons ATGTTGTCCTGTCTCGGCTGTCCTGCTCTTAGCAGGGTGCTCAGCACCGGGGCATCACGGGCCCCGGTTGCCATGGCAGCAGCTGGCGCATCACGTGCCCCTGCAACCACCATCCCTGTCTGTCCCCCAAACCCCATGGCACTGGTGCGGTACAACAGCACCGCTCAGCAG GATAAACCAAAGAAGACCAAATTTGGACCTCTCGCTGACCAGGACAGAATATTCACTAACTTGTACGGACGACATGACTGGAG GCTGAAGGGTGCTTTGAAGAGAGGCGACTGGTACAAGACCAAGGAGATTCTGGACAAAGGAGTGGACTGGATCTTAAATGAGGTCAAGGTGTCCGGTCTGCGTGGTAGGGGAGGTGCTGGCTTCCCTACCGGGATGAAGTGGAGTTTCATGAACAAACCCAGTGATGGCAG GCCTAAATATCTTGTGGTGAATGCTGATGAAGGTGAACCCGGCACCTGCAAGGACAGAGAGATCATGCGTAATGATCCTCACAAGCTGATCGAGGGCTGCCTGGTGGCCGGTAGGGCCATGGGAGCCCGCGCAGCTTATATCTACATCCGTGGAGAGTTTTACAATGAGTCGTCCAACCTGCAG GTGGCCATTAATGAGGCTTACGCAGCCGGACTTATTGGCAAAAATGCATGCGGCTCAGGTTATGACTTTGACGTGTTTGTGATGCGTGGCGCTGGGGCGTACATCTGCGGAGAGGAGACGGCTCTGATCGAGTCCATTGAGGGCAAACAGGGGAAACCTCGTCTGAAACCTCCCTTCCCTGCCGATGTGG gtgtgtttggttGTCCAACAACGGTTGCGAACGTCGAGACTGTAGCTGTGGCACCGACCATCTGCCGTCGTGGCGGCACGTGGTTTCTGGGTTTTGGTCGGGAGAGAAACTCTGGCACGAAGCTCTTTAACATTTCTGGCCATGTCAACACCCCCTGCACGGTGGAAGAAGAAATGTCCATTCCCTTGAAAGAACTTATTGAAAGGCATGCAG GTGGCGTTCGAGGGGGCTGGGATAATCTCCTGTGTGTTATTCCTGGTGGGTCCTCCACACCCCTAATCCCACGACACGTATGTGATGATGTCATGATGGATTTTGATGCCCTCATTCAGGCTCAAACTGGCCTTGGCACAGCAGCACTCATTGTCATGGATAAATCA ACTGATGTAATCCGAGCCATTGCCCGCTTAATTGAATTCTACAAGCATGAGAGTTGTGGTCAGTGTACGCCTTGCAGAGAGG GAGTGGACTGGATGAATAAAATGATGTGGCGCTTTGTGAAAGGCGACGCACAGTCAGCAGAGATTGACATGATCTGGGAAATCAGTAAGCAGATTGAGGGCCACACCATCTGTGCTTTGGGAGATGGAGCGGCATGGCCAGTGCAG GGATTGATTCGTCACTTTCGGCCTTTAATGGAGGGTAGGATCTCGGACTTCAAACAGAAACAGCAGGCCCGTGCTTGA
- the LOC135776977 gene encoding uncharacterized protein: protein MEPRFRRRADGSLNLSDTLEAAKVKEANKGKPYTRPLSPEAVLDKAKKSLSQHHGDPANRKHLLGFFEIQFGIFRGQTFRWVAENALGYAAYLVASMKRDTTGGSKDSQEHAHNKGSFREYIELFPSGKIAIAMKEEQNDAKASKHAAPTQHAAPTQHAAPTQQAAPTQHAATTHASTASLRSLLVGKLPDQRTLTKTIKRIVSPIKTTPSLAQARARPSATLTHPTVSIEGATGPTATLTYPTVSIEAATGPSATLTHPSVSTEIDDSTLLAEATMFEEAHVASQRVCLPAGWIHTLPEVDQRWISKALFRWAAPGRPELIYNRVDKLWWYPPSVPLKTSSAPSLENYFGHPLLLWMPRKLWQLKLTCPHPDCQKDLLTSAGLHQKIRVVIALNSVYFVASEYLACRRCKRKVISWSHDIVSQLDIGHRVQFPCILTSKLACDFQVVCLMRQRGLGNSSSQIQRKLQERHAEVWLQKTVQYLTDCKGIASAVTSSLILPVTFEPLPTMPSVPKHRWLMQVYAQDVLQRLDEIKAAITSQYGRILKMDSTKKVARKLAGPSYGTAAWATNVGNEHGQVIMSVLTASEGFGLGPMIEGLIRRYRVAGVAPPEVLYVDRDCCGNTLLRRMFEEWEQMTIRLDIWHFMRRFSVGCTTDCHPLYATFMSRLSHCIFMWDQDDLTALKMAKCAELEADWRPSSEADVLRRISRSELALHCRRTTRGTKETLTMIESLIQAFEGDAGRDILGVPLINSARMSEIIKSQRKHVACIQDPQGVQLYMQTGTLMKGGHRLPTYRCARGSTSLESFHLHLNRFIPGTLASDTFFQAYLLDGLARWNEDRAVAATTDEQQPHSYSHLLRHAANILAEEVMGMKISPYVGPRKYTGELIGVEYLYQQTGKVLQDYRLAIEESETTEVAIEVEEAYDELEEFQDITVPTFDTERIPSAASQASVSAASSSTPPATRPKSSLYVSPTLPVRSPVTSSTSSLSVVPPIPVTSSVSSSLHTQPAPSPGAHSSPGNQGSTETDFPSSEENPLHDDCVGPDNIEGYGAVQDLAEYLFNLREHRLALTGEESDQIINLWQALGEFDKKKTTYSPRHQTNLKQGRFRASKKNVAPGVESTRRCFVGNRSPAQRPDCNRVVEGIFIRLCALYQNAVRDNGERVTRFTMIARVYRHIRECILTNDRVMRETTIQLPQMNAKTISDWFSKRDKSQDVGVTKQGINFPDAPMAGPEKLPAALQKGPNLFPGSLAEPHLFVLPRNTAGEAKLKRRSQPPAISQAPPSHQRLPIIAPAIPVSLPFILPSLQLPTVVDTSSSVPGTSQVVFFNVPLPSAMPPSAQTQTSSQAVPYSTQQYRKRKQMREETGTVTRKYVRKTDVILCRKCNKERKPPSHLQYFGNWYCKETETQSYAEWRAVLEGRGYGKKKTGNDNPPAP from the exons ATGGAGCCTCGCTTCAGGAGACGGGCTGATGGCAGCCTGAATCTTTCGGACACACTGGAAGCAGCAAAGGTGAAGGAAGCCAACAAAGGAAAGCCTTACACAAGACCCCTGTCCCCGGAGGCTGTGCTGGACAAGGCCAAGAAAAGCTTAAGTCAGCACCATGGAGATCCAGCTAACAGAAAGCACCTGCTGGGTTTCTTTGAAATCCAGTTTGGTATCTTTCGTGGGCAAACATTCAGGTGGGTGGCAGAAAATGCACTAGGGTATGCTGCTTACCTGGTTGCATCTATGAAGAGGGACACCACAGGAGGCAGCAAAGACTCCCAAGAACATGCCCACAACAAGGGGAGTTTCAGGGAGTATATTGAGCTCTTTCCTTCTGGCAAAATTGCCATTGCCATGAAGGAAGAGCAGAATGATGCAAAAGCTTCCAAGCACGCTGCCCCTACTCAGCACGCTGCACCCACCCAGCATGCTGCACCCACCCAGCAAGCTGCACCCACCCAGCACGCTGCCACCACCCATGCTTCCACTGCCTCTCTACGCTCCCTCTTGGTTGGGAAGTTGCCTGACCAAAGAACCCtgaccaagaccataaaaagGATAGTTTCCCCCATCAAAACCACACCTT CTTTGGCCCAGGCACGTGCACGCCCCTCTGCCACCCTCACCCACCCAACTGTGTCTATTGAGGGAGCCACAGGGCCCACAGCCACCCTCACCTACCCGACTGTTTCCATTGAAGCCGCCACAGGGCCCTCAGCTACCCTAACCCACCCCTCTGTGTCTACTGAGATAGATGACAGCACACTGCTGGCAGAGGCAACTATGTTTGAGGAGGCACATGTGGCAT CACAACGAGTCTGTCTTCCAGCTGGATGGATACACACCCTGCCTGAAGTGGACCAAAGGTGGATTTCCAAGGCCCTGTTCAGATGGGCTGCACCAGGCCGTCCTGAGCTGATCTATAACAGGGTGGACAAACTTTGGTGGTATCCTCCATCGGTGCCACTGAAGACCAGTAGTGCTCCTTCCTTGGAGAATTACTTTGGCCATCCTCTGCTGCTCTGGATGCCACGAAAGCTGTGGCAATTGAAGCTGACCTGTCCACATCCAGACTGTCAGAAAGATCTTCTGACCTCAGCTGGCCTGCATCAAAAGATCAGGGTGGTGATTGCTTTGAATAGTGTGTACTTTGTGGCATCTGAGTACCTGGCCTGCCGAAGATGTAAGAGGAAGGTCATCAGCTGGAGCCATGATATCGTCTCCCAACTCGACATTGGCCACAGAGTGCAGTTCCCCTGCATTCTAACATCAAAACTTGCATGTGACTTTCAGGTAGTATGTTTGATGCGTCAACGAGGTCTGGGAAACAGCAGCAGCCAGATCCAGCGCAAGCTGCAGGAGCGTCATGCTGAGGTCTGGTTGCAAAAAACAGTCCAATATCTTACAGATTGCAAGGGGATTGCCAGTGCTGTCACATCAAGCCTGATACTGCCTGTGACATTTGAACCGCTTCCTACAATGCCTTCTGTCCCTAAGCACCGGTGGCTGATGCAGGTCTATGCCCAGGATGTCCTGCAACGGCTGGATGAGATCAAGGCCGCTATAACATCACAATATGGTCGGATCTTAAAAATGGATTCCACAAAAAAAGTAGCCAGAAAACTAGCAGGACCCAGCTATGGCACCGCTGCCTGGGCAACCAATGTTGGAAATGAGCATGGACAGGTGATCATGTCCGTGCTCACAGCAAGTGAGGGTTTTGGTCTTGGGCCAATGATTGAAGGCCTCATTAGGAGATACAGAGTGGCTGGGGTAGCTCCTCCCGAGGTACTGTATGTGGACCGAGACTGCTGTGGCAACACTCTTCTGAGGAGGATGTTTGAAGAGTGGGAGCAAATGACCATCCGGTTGGATATATGGCACTTTATGCGGAGATTTTCTGTGGGTTGCACCACCGACTGTCACCCGTTATATGCCACATTTATGAGTCGCCTCAGCCACTGTATTTTCATGTGGGACCAGGACGACCTGACGGCCCTGAAGATGGCAAAGTGTGCAGAGCTAGAAGCTGACTGGAGACCATCATCTGAGGCGGATGTACTGCGCCGTATCAGCCGTAGCGAGCTAGCCCTACATTGCAGGAGAACCACTCGTGGGACCAAGGAGACCCTGACGATGATTGAGAGCCTCATTCAGGCCTTTGAAGGAGATGCTGGTCGTGATATTCTGGGAGTCCCTTTAATAAACTCAGCCCGGATGAGTGAGATCATAAAGTCCCAGCGAAAGCATGTGGCCTGCATCCAGGATCCTCAAGGTGTGCAGCTCTACATGCAGACGGGCACTTTAATGAAGGGAGGGCACCGTCTGCCAACTTACCGCTGTGCCAGAGGTTCTACTTCGCTCGAGTCTTTTCACCTGCACCTCAACAGATTCATCCCAG GCACGCTGGCAAGTGACACCTTTTTTCAGGCGTATCTTTTGGATGGACTTGCAAGGTGGAATGAGGACCGGGCTGTGGCAGCAACAACTGATGAGCAGCAGCCACATTCCTACAGTCATCTTCTCCGTCATGCTGCCAATATTCTTGCAGAGGAGGTCATGGGCATGAAAATCAGCCCTTATGTTGGGCCAAGAAAGTACACTG gtgaACTTATCGGAGTAGAGTATCTTTACCAGCAAACTGGTAAAGTTCTGCAGGACTACAGGTTGGCCATTGAAGAGTCTGAGACCACTGAGGTTGCTATAGAGGTGGAGGAAGCTTATGATGAACTTGAGGAGTTTCAAGACATCACTGTCCCCACCTTTGACACAGAGCGGATACCTTCTGCTGCTTCACAAGCATCAGTGTCTGCAGCATCATCTTCAACCCCTCCGGCAACCAGACCCAAGTCATCACTGTATGTGTCCCCTACATTACCAGTGAGATCTCCTGTCACCAGCTCTACATCATCACTGTCTGTGGTCCCTCCAATACCAGTCACATCTTCTGTTTCCAGCTCACTGCACACTCAGCCAGCACCATCTCCTGGCGCACATAGCT CCCCAGGTAACCAAGGGTCCACAGAAACTGACTTTCCATCATCTGAAGAGAACCCTTTGCATGAT GATTGTGTTGGACCCGATAATATTGAAGGTTATGGAGCTGTGCAGGACTTGGCAGAGTATTTGTTCAACCTTAGAGAACACCGTCTGGCCTTAACTGGAGAAGAGTCTGATCAAATCATCAACCTATGGCAGGCATTGGGGGAGTTTGATAAGAAAAAGACCACTTACTCGCCACGTCACCAAACCAACCTAAAACAGGGACGATTCAGGGCCAGTAAGAAGAATGTGGCACCTGGTGTGGAGAGCACCAGAAG ATGTTTCGTTGGGAATCGTAGTCCTGCACAGAGGCCTGACTGCAACAGAGTGGTGGAGGGCATCTTCATAAGGCTCTGTGCTCTCTACCAAAACGCGGTGCGTGATAATGGAGAGAGGGTCACCCGCTTCACAATGATTGCACGGGTCTACAGACATATCCGAGAGTGCATCCTCACCAATGATAGGGTGATGAGAGAAACCACCATCCAGCTTCCACAGATGAACGCTAAAACAATCTCAGACTG GTTCTCCAAGCGTGACAAGTCACAGGATGTGGGGGTTACAAAGCAGGGTATCAATTTCCCAGATGCACCCATGGCTGGACCTGAGAAGCTTCCTGCGGCTTTGCAGAAAGGGCCGAACCTATTTCCAGGGAGCTTGGCTGAGCCTCACCTTTTTGTCCTGCCAAGAAACACTGCTGGGGAGGCAAAACTCAAGAGGAGGTCACAACCTCCAGCCATCTCCCAGGCACCACCATCACATCAAAGACTCCCTATCATTGCACCAGCAATACCCGTCTCTCTGCCTTTCATTTTGCCCTCCCTGCAGCTACCGACAGTTGTAGATACATCATCTTCAGTGCCTGGAACTTCACAGGTGGTGTTCTTTAACGTACCTTTACCTTCTGCTATGCCACCATCAGCTCAGACACAAACATCCAGTCAAGCTGTACCTTACTCCACTCAGCAGTACAGGAAGAGAAAACAGATGAGGGAGGAAACTGGAACTGTCACACGCAAATATGTGAGGAAGACAGATGTTATTCTTTGTAGAAAGTGCAACAAAGAGAGAAAGCCACCATCACATCTTCAGTACTTTGGCAACTGGTACTGCAAAGAGACTGAGACTCAGTCATATGCTGAATGGAGGGCTGTGCTGGAGGGACGTGGTTAtgggaaaaaaaaaacaggaaatgacAATCCTCCAGCTCCTTAa